DNA from Drosophila gunungcola strain Sukarami chromosome 3L unlocalized genomic scaffold, Dgunungcola_SK_2 000014F, whole genome shotgun sequence:
GCCGGAACATCCAGGCCGTGCAGGTGTTCCTGCGCAAGGGGGCCAAGCTGGGACCCACCACGTGGAGCATGGCCATGGGCAAGCCGGAGATCCTGGTGGTGCTGCTCAACAAGCTGCTGGAGGACGGCAATGTGCTCTATCGCAAGAACCGCTTCCAGGAGGCCGCCCATCGGTACCAGTACGCCCTGCGCAAGATCTCCGGACTGGAGCAGCTGCTCGAGAGGAATGCCATCTTCGCCCAGCTGCGGACCAATCTGCTGCTGAATCTGTCGCGCTGCAAGCGAAAACTTAATGTGAGTATATAGGGATAGTAGAGAGGGTTAACAGAAATTTGATTAACCATTTCCCTTCGTTTGTAGGAACTTGACGCCTCCATAGATTTGGCCACGCAGGCGATTGCCCAGAAGCCGCACAGCTACGAGGGATACTATGCGCGGGCAAAGGCGCGCATGGAGCTGGGAGCACTGAACGAGGCACTGGTGGACGCCAACGAGGCGATGCAGCAGGCCGCCCAGAGCGGCGTCCTCTGCGAGGTGGTCGAGGTGCTGAAGCGCATCCAGACCGAGCTGCTCACCCGGATCACCATCAGCAGCGAGGATCAGTCCGGCAGGATGCCCAGCGGCATCGGCGGCGGGGCTTCCGCCGTTTACGAATCTCACCACGAGATCACCGATCTGTAAATGTCGATTGTTGTTGTGTAGTGTAGTGTTGTACTCGTCGTATCGCCTGCGAATTAATCGCTATTCTATAACTTAAGAGCTACCCTAGACCTTACTCACTGCTATTTATTGCCTTCGAATTCGAATgttgttaatttaaacaagctaaaacatatttttgtaatttcctttaaaattGTCTCTTTAATTTTGCCTACGCAtgtaaaaattagttttatccGCTGATTTATTATAAGCATCAGTTCTTACagataacaaatattaaataaatgcgaattttgttaagaaaagaaaacttatttatttcacaaaTTAGTGCAGACTTTTGGGGATATGCTTGGTCACATTGGACTTTTCTttcgaaatgttttcaaaattgtgTTGCATAGTTTTGGGCTTGGCTTTAATAACTTAATGTTAGAGTTATAAAAAATCTATAAGATTTCATACAAATTCAACGAACACAGACAAAAcagataataataaaacttttcattTGAGAACATCTAaaagtataattaaaaacaaaatttaaaacaaatgtgtAAACCTTACGTagatatatacaatttaaacttaatatatttGAGGGAACATAGCATAGGAATGGAAAGTTGGACATGAAATgtgttttaagttaaataccAAATTCGGCAATAGGAAAATGAGAGAGCTACAAGTGGTAAATTTATATAGCATTTCAATGAACTAGTTTTGGGGATTGCAGGTGAAGTTGCCATAAATAAGATTTTGTGCCGCAACGTATACTTAAgtacatataaatttaacaatatcCTGATTAGCTCTAACTTGAGCTCATTGTTTCTAAGTAGTTTTTCCATTAAGTTTACTCAGTTCAGTTGGTTCTCCGGCATCGCAACGTACCAGATGCGACTGGACAAGCGGAGCTGCGATCTGCAAATGCAGAACATAGTCGGGAgctggaaaaacaaaaatgcaattacACAACGAGCTCAGAATTGGAACTAATTGAGATGGAGGGTGCTAGATGTGGCATTGTTGATTTTGGAAGTAATCAAACAGAGAAACAAGCTGCAAATAAAAGCGAAGGAAATGAGAAGCGTGAGTTTTGTTGTGCAGTTAGGATGATCAGTGTGGCGATGCTATCAAAACTAGGCTCACTTTGCTCCAAAAGGAATTCCAAGTCATCGGGGCAGTCTATCGTGGGAAAATCAATGTTGGTCGACTCCTTCAGGATCACACCGATGTCCTTGTGGGCACTCATTAAGAACAAGGGAACATTCGCCTTGGCGAGTTCCTTCTGCAACGATCCCATTCCTCGAGCTGCCGTGAAATCAAAATCTACAAGAAATAAAACATGAAAACAAATCTGAAATGTAATCTTTCGTGTAAAAAACATACCGTGCACATGTGCACAATCCAGGACAACGGGAGCGGTTCCGTGGGTGGTCAGAGCTTTGGAGATTCCCGAGCGAACCCATTCGATGGCGGGGAAGTACAGCGAACTGTGCTTGGGTCGAATCAGAATGTAGTTGATGCCATTGCTGGTCTGCAGCTTGGACACACTCAGCACGGGTCGGGCTGCCCGGTAAACCAGGAAGGCCACATCGGCACTCACGCCCAGCAGGAGGCCAATTTCGACGCCCACCGCCAGGCTCATTACAAATGTAATGGCCCCCGGGAGCAGCTCCCGTCGACTGCAGCGCCACAGCGGCCTGATGACCTCGAACTCGATCATGAATATCACCGCCGAGATGATGACCGCACTGAGGGCCGCCTTCGGGATGTATTGGAAGTAGGGTGCCAGCAGTCCCAGCGCCAGCAGAACCAGCACGCTCGTGTAGCAGCCTCCCAGGGGAGTCCTTACTCCACTCGCATGGTTGACGGCACTGCGCGAAAAAGATCCCGTCACCGGCATTGAGCTGCAGAAGGCGCCACAGATGTTGCTCATCGAAAGGGCGACCAGTTCACGCGTGGGACTCAGGCCGGCTCCTCCAAATGCCTTTGAGATGGCCACATTACCCAGCACAGCAATAATGGGCAGTATTATCATGGAAGGACCCAATTCCGAGAGCTTAAATGGAGAGAAAATTGGTTTAACCACTGCAgttcaactaaataaattaattcgaaaccaacaaaatcaaactttCCAAGAATCCTAcgtattaattaaattcatgaTTAAAACGGATATAATTCATTGTGCAGACTAAAATTGAGTTtgacaaataattataatttattttttactttacaaaaaagaaaagaaaataaaagaagaaagacaattaaaaatcagaaGTACTACAAGAATAAAACAAGTAGACCAAGACACTAAGCAAACCATATTGTAGATCTCGATATATGATCGCAAAAAACCATAAttatttcttagtttaaataaatttattaacaactCACCATCTGCTCAAAGTTTTGCTTGATCTCGGTGCCATTTCTGTCTAGAATGGTAGTCTCGAATTTGGGCATCGAGACGTTTGGCAGACCGCTCTTGACCTTTCCGGTGAGGATGTAGGGACAGCTAGCCATTTGCTCGCACGTGCTGTAGGCCAGCACACTGGtcaccagcaccaccagagCATTCCGTCCGGTGGCTATGACCCAGATGCTACCGCTTATCAGCTGCTGCGTCCGCAAACTCCGGATTCTTCCGTCCAGTTTGACGTCTTTGAGTTTCTATGGGGattgaaaattgattttatttttggcttctTCAATAGtttacacttttaattaatttttgaatggCAACATTTTTAGGAGTCACCGCTTGCATATATGTAAATGCATCtccatttgaaatttaaacgcgtttttctcgaaacatgttttaaaattgctgccactataactaaaaaatttaaattaaaacagagTATTCTTGAATGCATTTACTCTATAATGAACTAGGATATTTTTGAttgattcaaaattttaagttgGGCATTGAAATAAAGACCATTTTTTAACTcccaaaaacagaattttttcaaagctacgccattttgtaaatttttaatattttttaatgattgtACAAtactttaaactttatttcccactttaatttgtttttggtttcggTTACTCATTCGGTAGGAATCATTTCAGTAGTTGTGGtactttttttgttgacaCCTCAAAGCACcattatttttcaatagttTTGCAAGAATAAATCGTGAAAACATAACTTATGCCAAAATTACTTCGAAACATTCTATCGAttagtttcattaaaaaaatttccaaaaatggcATCATTTTGTATGGGTCACACTTGAATAGCCCccttaataaatgaaataacttacccgcagcagcaacagaactGTGATGGACACCAATCCCAAAGTAAAGTCGCCTTTCCGCACCTGATGCAGATTTCCGAACACCGAGCGCATGGTGTGGATGAAGTCAGAGCCGGATCCTCCACGCAAGCCCAGTAAACCTTTTAGCTGCGAGGTGCCAATGATTACAGCGGTGGCGGATGTGAATCCCACAGTGACTGGCAGAGATATTAGGTCCACCAGGGCGCCCAGCTTCAGCACTGCCATGCCCAGTTCCACAACACCGGAGATGAGGCACAGCAGTATCGCGTAGGCAGGGCCAGATCCCAAGCCGGAGCCAGTGTGCCGGCTGGTCATCAGTGCCAGCAATGCCGTGGGTCCAATCGTCACCTGCCGGCAACTGCCGAGCATTGCGTATACGATGCCGCCCACAAAAGCCGAGTACAGGCCGTACTGTGGCTCCAGCCCAGCCAGCGTGGCATAGGCCAATCCTTGGGGCAACACCGTGAGTCCCACCGTCACTCCGGCTATCAGGTCCGCCACTGCATCCTGACCGGTGTAGCCGTGCAGCCACTTTAGACCCGGCAGCAGACGATAGCCCCAGTCCCTGAGGGTCATGTCTGATGAGTCTGTGGATTAAACACACGAAAATAgttaataattgtaattttattaatttaggAGATTGTGGCACAAAATTTATAAGCAACACTTATTCTTGGGATTTAGCATTAAAAGTAACCTTAATTAAATGACTAAAATTAACAACGCAAACGCAATTAACTATgtataagttaaataaatgagAATACTCGCAAAATACTAAACTTTCAAttcttgaattttaaaaaatcgcaGGTTCAACGACTTACTTAGCATATTTGGCTACGAGAAGTCTGCGTGACAGacaagcccaaaaaaaaaagagacgtcaagaaaagttattaCCAAAAAGCAAGTCGTAAATAAGCCCCGAAGAATTCAGAAGAATAGAAGAAATACGAGTTTGTGGTATATCAACAAGAATAGGAACCAAACCCTTGATGATTACAAATGGCTCACTTTATAAACTAGATTGtgtaaaattaatcaaaattatcaGCAAACTGGTTTGGTTCTGAATTCGATTAAAACGAAATTGCTTTAATGTATTAATATCAATAAGTATCCAAAGTACGTCTgaaacttaaaatgtttatcataaaattaacacatttaaaaggtttttttttttaagtttatcaGGGCGTTTGTAGCATTTAATCGTGTACCGTTTTAACTTTAAGAGCTCTGTTCATTTAATGGGAAATTGTTTGACTAGCTGTTCAGGGTGAGACTAAACACAATAACGCAACACTCCATTTCAAGGCATTTAGGCCAATTTCAcacaacaacaatacaaattgaaaaagtcTAGCATCTAAACGCaatgtattatattttgttggaAACTCACGTAGAtgtttaaacaaatgttttgataTTGTTCTCTGTTCGAAGGGCACGTTCTTTTCAAAAAGCCAGAGTTCTTAATTCCTATTATTTACACTAAAAACTCGAAGCTCTGGAGCAGGTCAAATCGGTTAGAGAGCTGGCCAAAGACTGAAGAATAACTGATCGGTGATCACACGACCGCCTCAATTAGCTCAACAAGTGATAGAGTTAAAAGTATTGGTTCGGGTCGCTTAAAACGTGATCAAATTGTTCGATCGATAAAGGCAAATACGAACAGATAGAGATATGTGCACATTAATTGAGTTTTACTTTGTTTTGCTGACGAtctatttacaatttaaagacAATAATAAAGCGtgaataatttgtttgttatgtCATACGTATAcgctataataaaaataatatcccATCATTTTATGAAACGAATAGGTGCTTAACTAAATGGAATTTATTGCACtataaaaaaacgaaactatAAACTGTAGATAAATTGATTTAACAACGCTTAATGCGGTAAACATTTGCTTGGATCATAATTGTTTAGGACAGTCATTTTATCACAATTTTAGCGTGATTAAATTGCATATTGTAAAATCAATTTGAACTTTCAGTGCTGAATGAATTGTATTGCATGCTATTAGTTCCGCCAACCAATGATACTGTAATTCGGATTTggatttgaaat
Protein-coding regions in this window:
- the LOC128260170 gene encoding sodium-independent sulfate anion transporter isoform X1 encodes the protein MTLRDWGYRLLPGLKWLHGYTGQDAVADLIAGVTVGLTVLPQGLAYATLAGLEPQYGLYSAFVGGIVYAMLGSCRQVTIGPTALLALMTSRHTGSGLGSGPAYAILLCLISGVVELGMAVLKLGALVDLISLPVTVGFTSATAVIIGTSQLKGLLGLRGGSGSDFIHTMRSVFGNLHQVRKGDFTLGLVSITVLLLLRKLKDVKLDGRIRSLRTQQLISGSIWVIATGRNALVVLVTSVLAYSTCEQMASCPYILTGKVKSGLPNVSMPKFETTILDRNGTEIKQNFEQMLSELGPSMIILPIIAVLGNVAISKAFGGAGLSPTRELVALSMSNICGAFCSSMPVTGSFSRSAVNHASGVRTPLGGCYTSVLVLLALGLLAPYFQYIPKAALSAVIISAVIFMIEFEVIRPLWRCSRRELLPGAITFVMSLAVGVEIGLLLGVSADVAFLVYRAARPVLSVSKLQTSNGINYILIRPKHSSLYFPAIEWVRSGISKALTTHGTAPVVLDCAHVHDFDFTAARGMGSLQKELAKANVPLFLMSAHKDIGVILKESTNIDFPTIDCPDDLEFLLEQTPDYVLHLQIAAPLVQSHLVRCDAGEPTELSKLNGKTT
- the LOC128260170 gene encoding sodium-independent sulfate anion transporter isoform X2, with protein sequence MTLRDWGYRLLPGLKWLHGYTGQDAVADLIAGVTVGLTVLPQGLAYATLAGLEPQYGLYSAFVGGIVYAMLGSCRQVTIGPTALLALMTSRHTGSGLGSGPAYAILLCLISGVVELGMAVLKLGALVDLISLPVTVGFTSATAVIIGTSQLKGLLGLRGGSGSDFIHTMRSVFGNLHQVRKGDFTLGLVSITVLLLLRKLKDVKLDGRIRSLRTQQLISGSIWVIATGRNALVVLVTSVLAYSTCEQMASCPYILTGKVKSGLPNVSMPKFETTILDRNGTEIKQNFEQMLSELGPSMIILPIIAVLGNVAISKAFGGAGLSPTRELVALSMSNICGAFCSSMPVTGSFSRSAVNHASGVRTPLGGCYTSVLVLLALGLLAPYFQYIPKAALSAVIISAVIFMIEFEVIRPLWRCSRRELLPGAITFVMSLAVGVEIGLLLGVSADVAFLVYRAARPVLSVSKLQTSNGINYILIRPKHSSLYFPAIEWVRSGISKALTTHGTAPVVLDCAHVHDFDFTAARGMGSLQKELAKANVPLFLMSAHKDIGVILKESTNIDFPTIDCPDDLEFLLEQTCFSV